From a single Brassica napus cultivar Da-Ae chromosome C9, Da-Ae, whole genome shotgun sequence genomic region:
- the LOC106413076 gene encoding uncharacterized protein LOC106413076 — protein sequence MAIKTDMSKAYDRVEWSFLEALLRKMGFEGKWVSWIHRCISTVSYQILLNGEPKGNIQPTRGLRQGDPLSPFLFILMTEALISQLKGAEEEGRLTGLKIARASPAISHLLFADDSLFFCKADVQQGAELIRIINLYGRASGQLLNPSKSSILFGNKVGQEVKIAMKQILGINREGGMGMYLGLPEKICGSKRQVFAFIRERLNDRINSWSAKLLSKGGKEVLLKSVAQALPTYVMSCFLLPKDIINKLQGAIAKFWWSTKGNNRGLHWIAWEKICVPLEKGGLGFKDLLNFNLALLAKQLWRLLHHPNSLLARVLKGRYYRHISPMEVKTSNSPSYGWRRILAAQNLLREGLRKTIGSEYNTRVWIDPWIPTIPARPATDAGVYRDRDMFVNQLIDQATKQWRLEMLEALIDPRDIPLIQSIRPSHIFRDDGYCWSYTKTGLYTVKSGYKLASQMKEANIESAVMEPSINHLKEMIWKLKAPRKIQHFLWQVLSDSIASCSRLADRHCGTDRSCPRCGHEEESLNHLLFLCPPALQTWALSDIPTLPGLFLSESLYENFDYLLLRATKNGAPRNVLARFPWIAWFIWKARNEKIFNNTQILPPETVLHATQEEENWRVAQILTSQEVTGGNQHTTNGNMENESPYPRCQVDASWVTNSPFSGGGFVLELAPGTVTYGSIGMDQTLSPMHAEFTILLYAMKNSLQLGVTSMSFESDCLQLVKLINDEEDWPAMASEWNEFIHLLSLFTVFSISFIARERNSLVVFLAVFLPSIVSARLGFQDLVFGDYFYALFHSSRMAP from the coding sequence ATGGCGATCAAGACTGACATGAGTAAGGCATACGACAGAGTAGAGTGGAGCTTCTTAGAAGCTCTCCTCCGCAAGATGGGCTTTGAAGGAAAATGGGTATCATGGATACACCGGTGTATTTCTACGGTCTCATACCAAATCCTGCTCAACGGAGAACCCAAAGGCAATATTCAGCCAACAAGGGGACTTCGACAAGGCGATCCTCTATCCCCATTCCTCTTCATCCTGATGACGGAAGCTCTAATTTCTCAACTTAAAGGTGCAGAGGAGGAAGGCAGGCTGACAGGTTTAAAGATAGCACGAGCTAGTCCAGCAATTTCTCATCTCCTTTTTGCcgatgatagtcttttcttctGTAAAGCAGATGTCCAGCAGGGTGCTGAGTTGATAAGGATCATCAATCTATATGGGAGAGCTTCGGGACAGTTGCTAAACCCATCGAAATCATCTATTTTGTTTGGCAACAAAGTAGGACAGGAGGTCAAGATAGCGATGAAACAAATACTGGGTATCAATAGAGAGGGTGGAATGGGCATGTACTTAGGACTCCCGGAAAAAATATGTGGCTCCAAAAGACAGGTTTTTGCCTTCATCAGAGAACGACTCAATGATCGTATCAATTCATGGTCGGCCAAGCTCCTGTCTAAAGGAGGCAAGGAAGTACTGTTAAAGTCAGTAGCACAAGCGCTGCCCACCTATGTGATGTCCTGTTTCCTTTTACCGAAAGATATCATAAACAAACTGCAAGGAGCAATAGCAAAATTCTGGTGGAGCACGAAAGGAAATAATCGGGGACTGCATTGGATTGCTTGGGAGAAAATCTGTGTTCCATTGGAGAAAggaggtttaggatttaaagatCTCCTAAACTTTAATCTTGCACTCTTAGCAAAGCAACTATGGAGGCTGCTTCATCATCCCAATTCTCTACTTGCCCGGGTACTTAAAGGTCGATACTACAGACATATTAGCCCAATGGAGGTTAAAACGTCTAACTCCCCGTCGTATGGGTGGAGAAGAATTCTAGCGGCTCAGAATTTACTCAGAGAGGGACTGCGGAAAACAATTGGATCAGAGTACAATACCCGTGTCTGGATTGACCCATGGATTCCGACCATACCCGCCCGTCCGGCAACGGACGCTGGTGTGTATCGAGATAGGGATATGTTTGTAAACCAGCTTATTGATCAAGCTACCAAGCAATGGAGGCTGGAGATGCTGGAGGCTTTGATAGACCCGAGAGACATCCCTCTGATCCAGAGCATTCGGCCCAGCCATATATTTAGAGATGATGGGTACTGTTGGAGTTACACAAAGACCGGTTTGTACACAGTGAAGTCGGGATACAAGCTTGCATCCCAGATGAAGGAGGCGAATATCGAAAGTGCAGTCATGGAGCCGAGCATCAACCACTTAAAAGAGATGATCTGGAAGCTAAAAGCACCAAGGAAGATTCAACACTTCTTGTGGCAAGTTTTGTCGGATAGTATCGCGTCTTGCAGCCGGCTTGCTGATAGACATTGTGGGACCGACAGATCATGTCCCAGATGTGGACATGAAGAAGAATCACTTAATCATCTCTTGTTTCTTTGTCCCCCGGCGCTGCAAACGTGGGCACTCTCAGATATACCAACTCTTCCGGGGTTATTCCTGAGCGAATCCCTATACGAAAACTTTGACTACTTACTTCTTCGTGCAACAAAGAATGGAGCCCCGAGGAACGTTCTTGCTAGGTTTCCGTGGATCGCATGGTTCATATGGAAAGCGAGGAATGAAAAGATCTTCAACAACACACAAATCCTACCTCCGGAAACTGTACTTCACGCTACCCAAGAGGAGGAGAACTGGAGAGTGGCACAAATTTTAACGAGTCAAGAAGTGACTGGAGGAAACCAACACACAACTAACGGGAATATGGAGAATGAGTCACCATATCCAAGATGCCAAGTGGATGCATCCTGGGTGACAAATTCGCCATTTTCTGGTGGAGGTTTTGTTCTCGAGCTGGCGCCTGGAACCGTTACGTATGGCTCCATTGGTATGGACCAGACCCTGTCTCCTATGCATGCAGAGTTCACCATCTTGCTTTACGCAATGAAAAATTCCCTACAGCTAGGAGTTACATCGATGTCCTTTGAATCGGACTGTCTTCAGCTTGTCAAGCTGATTAACGATGAAGAAGATTGGCCAGCTATGGCTTCGGAATGGAATGAATTCATTCATCTATTATCTCTTTTTACTGtgttttcaatttcttttatcGCAAGAGAGCGGAAT
- the LOC106415634 gene encoding probable CCR4-associated factor 1 homolog 10, producing MAETLKEDSIMIREVWNDNLLDEFALIREIVDKYTFVAMDTEFPGVVLKPVETFKYNNDLNYRTLKENVDLLKLIQLGLTFSDEDGNLPTCGTDKFCVWQFNFREFNIGEDIYASESIELLRQCGIDFKKNVERGIDVVRFGELMMSSGVVLNDSISWVTFHGGYDFGYLVKLLTCKELPLKQADFFKMLFVYFPTVYDIKYLMTFCNGLFGGLNRLAELMGVERVGICHQAGSDSLLTLGSFRKLKERYFPGSTEKYTGVLYGLGVEDSATSTTSTVAN from the coding sequence ATGGCGGAGACTCTCAAAGAAGATTCGATCATGATTCGAGAGGTCTGGAACGACAACCTCCTCGATGAATTCGCGCTGATCCGCGAGATCGTCGACAAGTACACCTTCGTCGCCATGGACACCGAGTTCCCCGGCGTGGTCCTAAAACCCGTGGAAACATTCAAGTATAACAACGACCTCAACTACCGCACCCTCAAAGAAAACGTCGACCTCCTCAAACTGATCCAGCTCGGGCTAACCTTCTCCGACGAGGACGGCAACCTCCCCACCTGCGGCACCGACAAGTTCTGCGTCTGGCAGTTCAACTTCCGCGAGTTCAACATAGGCGAAGACATCTACGCGAGCGAGTCCATCGAGCTGCTGCGCCAGTGCGGGATCGATTTCAAGAAGAACGTCGAGAGGGGCATCGACGTGGTCCGGTTCGGGGAGCTGATGATGTCGTCGGGGGTCGTGCTGAACGATTCGATCTCGTGGGTTACTTTCCATGGAGGTTATGACTTTGGTTATTTGGTGAAGCTTCTGACTTGCAAGGAGCTGCCTCTCAAGCAGGCGGATTTTTTCAAGATGTTGTTCGTCTACTTCCCCACGGTTTACGATATTAAGTACTTGATGACTTTCTGCAACGGGCTGTTTGGAGGGCTGAACAGGCTCGCGGAGCTTATGGGTGTGGAGAGAGTTGGGATTTGTCATCAGGCTGGGTCGGATAGCTTGCTCACGTTAGGCTCGTTTAGGAAGCTCAAGGAGCGTTATTTCCCTGGGTCGACTGAGAAGTACACTGGAGTCTTGTATGGTCTAGGTGTGGAAGATTCTGCTACTAGTACTACTAGTACTGTTGCTAATTAA
- the LOC106414236 gene encoding zinc finger protein 3 — protein sequence MDASRDEPKPSDSSCIVSTSNTLSLSLEHYNIDAEEDDYDQKSGEEGIKLDLMLAEYDYSQPQLNQELNLIGNLDASEATPSYKGSTSTEQKLFSCNYCQRTFYSSQALGGHQNAHKRERTLAKRGKQMEAFGHPYGFAPVPFHGQYSNRSLGIQAHSMSHKLSSYNAFGAGEYGQFSWSRTPLVQQPAIGRLSSTTENHHQMMFPPPLTSTCENFGRFSAGTIPVDSEEEQQKNLDLSLKL from the exons ATGGATGCCTCCAGGGACGAGCCAAAGCCATCTGATTCCTCATGCATCGTTTCCACATCTAACACTCTTTCATTGAGCCTAGAGCATTACAACATAGACGCAGAAGAAGATGACTATGACCAAAAATCAGGAGAGGAAGGCATAAAGCTCGACCTTATGCTAGCAGAATATGATTATAGTCAGCCACAGCTCAATCAAGAACTCAATCTCATCGGCAACTTAGACGCGAGTGAAGCCACTCCGAGTTATAAAG GATCAACTTCCACTGAGCAAAAGCTCTTCTCATGCAACTACTGTCAAAGAACGTTCTACAGCTCACAAGCCCTTGGCGGTCACCAAAACGCCCACAAAAGAGAGAGGACTTTAGCTAAGCGAGGGAAACAGATGGAAGCTTTCGGCCATCCATATGGTTTTGCTCCTGTCCCGTTCCACGGACAGTACAGCAACAGATCATTGGGTATTCAGGCGCACTCAATGAGTCACAAGCTAAGTTCATACAACGCCTTTGGTGCTGGCGAGTATGGTCAGTTCAGCTGGTCAAGGACACCACTTGTTCAGCAACCAGCCATAGGTAGACTATCTTCAACAACAGAGAACCATCATCAGATGATGTTTCCTCCACCGTTGACTTCAACATGTGAGAACTTCGGTAGGTTCAGTGCTGGAACAATTCCAGTAGATTCTGAAGAAGAGCAGCAGAAGAACCTTGACTTGTCCCTCAAACTCTGA
- the LOC106413075 gene encoding auxin-responsive protein SAUR50-like codes for MAGGIAKCSKIRHIVKLRQMLRQWRNKARMSSARRCVPSDVPSGYVAVYVGSSRRRFVVRATHLNHPVLKNLLVKAEEEFGFANHGPLVIPCEESVFEESIRLINRSCRFNCTDDLKKTRHGGSRSKLDLLIESRPLLHGVSDKANIW; via the coding sequence ATGGCTGGAGGTATCGCAAAATGCAGCAAGATCCGACACATTGTGAAGCTGAGACAGATGCTCCGGCAATGGAGGAACAAGGCGCGAATGTCGTCTGCCAGACGCTGTGTGCCGTCAGATGTGCCGTCAGGATACGTGGCGGTCTATGTTGGAAGCAGTCGCAGGAGATTCGTGGTGCGCGCAACGCATCTTAACCACCCGGTCCTCAAGAATCTATTGGTCAAGGCCGAAGAGGAGTTCGGTTTTGCGAACCACGGTCCGTTGGTTATTCCATGCGAAGAATCGGTTTTCGAGGAATCGATTCGGTTAATAAACCGGTCATGTCGGTTCAACTGTACCGATGACTTAAAGAAAACCCGCCACGGTGGCAGTAGGAGCAAGCTGGATCTTTTGATCGAATCTCGGCCGTTGCTGCACGGTGTCTCGGATAAGGCTAACATCTGGTGA